The Achromobacter pestifer genome includes a region encoding these proteins:
- a CDS encoding Bug family tripartite tricarboxylate transporter substrate binding protein, whose amino-acid sequence MSRRLLGRSARFAFAGMFATLTFAGIAQAADYPARPIKLVVPFAAGGSTDIVARLVAEYAGRDLKQTIVVENKAGAGGSMGMEQVARATPDGYTIGMATMSTHGSNPAVFRKMNYDPVKDFVPVANVVAVPSIFAINPGLPAKNMAEFVALAKKQPERYSFASPGVGSLGHVNIENFMMLSGIKLLHVPYRGAGPALNDVMGGQVDAITDNLSSTLPQVQGGKLRALAVLGAERSPLLPDVPTYIELGYPDMGTGGWFGLVAPAGTPPAVIERLNKAVRAAQDDPEFRKKAEEVGGTLVRTTPQEFEAQIQQALARYAKVAKTANIQAD is encoded by the coding sequence ATGTCTCGCCGCCTTCTGGGCCGGTCCGCGCGCTTCGCGTTCGCCGGCATGTTCGCCACGCTGACCTTCGCCGGCATCGCCCAAGCCGCCGACTATCCCGCCCGCCCCATCAAGCTGGTGGTACCGTTTGCCGCGGGCGGTTCGACCGACATCGTGGCGCGCCTGGTGGCCGAGTACGCCGGCCGCGACCTGAAGCAGACCATCGTGGTCGAGAACAAGGCCGGCGCCGGCGGTTCGATGGGCATGGAGCAGGTGGCGCGCGCCACGCCCGACGGCTACACCATCGGCATGGCCACGATGAGCACGCACGGCTCGAACCCGGCCGTGTTCCGCAAGATGAACTACGACCCGGTGAAGGACTTCGTGCCGGTGGCCAACGTGGTCGCCGTGCCCAGCATCTTCGCGATCAATCCGGGCCTGCCGGCCAAGAACATGGCCGAGTTCGTGGCCCTGGCCAAGAAGCAGCCGGAGCGCTACAGCTTCGCCTCGCCGGGCGTGGGTTCGCTGGGCCACGTGAACATCGAGAACTTCATGATGCTGTCCGGCATCAAGCTGCTGCATGTGCCGTACCGCGGCGCCGGTCCCGCGCTCAACGACGTGATGGGCGGCCAGGTGGACGCGATCACTGACAACCTGTCTTCGACCCTGCCGCAGGTGCAGGGCGGCAAGCTGCGCGCGCTGGCCGTGCTGGGCGCCGAGCGCTCGCCGCTGTTGCCCGACGTGCCGACCTACATCGAGTTGGGCTACCCCGACATGGGCACGGGCGGCTGGTTCGGCCTGGTGGCGCCCGCCGGCACCCCGCCGGCCGTGATCGAACGCTTGAACAAGGCGGTGCGCGCGGCCCAGGACGATCCGGAATTCCGCAAGAAGGCCGAGGAGGTCGGTGGTACGCTGGTGCGCACCACGCCCCAGGAATTCGAGGCGCAGATCCAGCAGGCCCTGGCCCGTTACGCCAAGGTCGCCAAGACTGCCAACATTCAGGCTGATTGA
- a CDS encoding LysR substrate-binding domain-containing protein: protein MRLHSPSMSELHAFVTAARLGSFTRAADVLCVTQGAVSRAISRLEAHFGQPLMHRNAHGLTLTDTGRRLYEGTQGPLREIESLSAGLRADDRRQRLTLSTVPTLASAWLLPRLSDFHARHPDIQLGFAAYRRNEDFSGATPDASILSGMPEQWPGWQVDYVIGRELVVICHPARLAARRAQGLWDTPAGLLGEPLLYHSNGMDNWVQWLAAAGVPRASVQLSNGFDQVSILVRAVMADMGIAVLQRCLVRDDLQAGRVAAPFPDLPIRIARGYHLCAPAQRRDHYALACFRQWLLETAGQDPDVLAAGPG, encoded by the coding sequence ATGCGGCTGCACTCGCCCTCCATGTCCGAACTGCACGCCTTCGTGACGGCGGCGCGCCTGGGCAGCTTCACGCGCGCCGCGGACGTGCTGTGCGTCACCCAGGGCGCCGTCAGCCGGGCCATTTCCCGCCTGGAAGCGCATTTCGGCCAACCGCTGATGCATCGCAACGCCCATGGCCTGACCCTGACCGACACCGGGCGCCGCCTGTACGAGGGCACGCAAGGCCCCTTGCGGGAGATCGAGTCGCTCAGCGCCGGCTTGCGCGCCGACGACCGCCGCCAGCGCCTGACGCTGTCGACGGTGCCGACGCTGGCGAGCGCCTGGCTGCTGCCCCGCCTGTCCGACTTTCACGCACGCCATCCCGACATCCAGCTCGGCTTCGCGGCCTATCGCCGCAACGAGGACTTTTCGGGCGCGACGCCCGACGCCAGCATCCTGTCCGGCATGCCGGAGCAATGGCCGGGCTGGCAGGTGGACTACGTGATCGGGCGTGAATTGGTCGTGATCTGCCACCCCGCCCGGCTGGCGGCGCGGCGCGCGCAGGGACTCTGGGACACGCCGGCCGGCCTTCTCGGAGAGCCGCTGCTGTATCACTCGAACGGCATGGACAACTGGGTGCAATGGCTGGCCGCCGCCGGCGTGCCGCGCGCCTCGGTCCAGCTGTCCAATGGCTTTGACCAAGTGTCCATCCTGGTCCGCGCCGTCATGGCCGACATGGGCATCGCCGTGCTGCAGCGCTGCCTGGTCCGCGACGACCTGCAGGCGGGGCGCGTGGCGGCCCCCTTTCCCGACTTGCCGATACGCATCGCCCGCGGCTACCACCTGTGCGCGCCGGCGCAGCGGCGCGACCATTACGCGCTGGCCTGTTTCCGCCAGTGGCTGCTCGAGACGGCCGGGCAAGACCCCGACGTGCTGGCCGCCGGTCCCGGCTGA
- a CDS encoding AGE family epimerase/isomerase: protein MTAAQTNSSLAEHLRAFRDHFDSVVLPLWMGPGFNGALGLPFESLDAATGAALPAERYRAMACARQLYVFSEAPGAAAGAHAGLLFESLRRVFRDEVHGGWRYSVDGQARALDETQDLYTHAFIVLACAAYFRRSRNADARKLMLATSSTIEARFKTADGLYHAALSPDLSQPLRAPAQNPMMHLTEAYLAAAQVAEPALYAQRLRGLAQGISHFFVHAPSQCISEERQGTAGNRLEPGHQFEWLSLVHGSAEVFDGLDLAESLPRAVRWSRRHGVDAGGVAASLNESGAVIDGTRRIWAQTEYLRVLGVLGDLPALEAGLAMFRARFLHAGGWYECLDADGAVVRADMPSTSPYHLATCLSAMPTVV from the coding sequence ATGACTGCCGCACAGACCAACTCTTCACTTGCGGAACACCTCCGCGCATTCCGAGACCACTTTGATTCCGTTGTCCTGCCCCTCTGGATGGGGCCGGGTTTCAATGGCGCGCTCGGCCTGCCCTTTGAATCGCTGGACGCGGCCACTGGCGCCGCGCTGCCGGCCGAGCGCTACCGCGCCATGGCTTGCGCGCGCCAGCTCTATGTTTTTTCGGAAGCGCCCGGCGCTGCCGCGGGCGCGCATGCCGGCCTGCTGTTCGAGTCGCTGCGGCGCGTGTTCCGCGACGAGGTCCACGGCGGCTGGCGCTACAGCGTGGACGGCCAGGCGCGCGCGCTGGACGAAACGCAGGATCTGTATACCCATGCCTTCATCGTGCTGGCTTGCGCTGCCTATTTCCGCCGCAGCCGCAACGCGGATGCGCGCAAGCTCATGCTGGCCACGTCCTCGACCATCGAGGCGCGCTTCAAGACCGCCGATGGGCTGTACCACGCGGCGCTCAGCCCGGACCTGAGCCAGCCGCTGCGCGCGCCCGCGCAGAATCCCATGATGCATCTGACCGAGGCGTATCTGGCTGCGGCCCAGGTCGCGGAGCCCGCGCTGTACGCGCAGCGTCTGCGCGGCCTGGCGCAAGGCATCAGCCATTTCTTCGTGCACGCGCCCTCGCAGTGCATTTCTGAGGAGCGGCAAGGCACTGCCGGCAACCGCCTGGAGCCCGGGCACCAGTTCGAATGGCTGTCGCTGGTGCACGGCTCGGCCGAGGTGTTCGACGGCCTGGACCTGGCGGAATCGCTGCCGCGCGCGGTGCGCTGGTCGCGCCGCCATGGCGTGGACGCGGGCGGGGTGGCGGCCTCGTTGAACGAGTCCGGCGCCGTCATCGACGGCACGCGCCGGATCTGGGCGCAGACCGAGTATCTGCGGGTGCTCGGCGTGCTGGGCGATCTGCCCGCGCTGGAGGCGGGCCTGGCCATGTTCCGCGCGCGTTTCCTGCACGCCGGCGGCTGGTACGAATGCCTGGACGCGGACGGGGCGGTGGTGCGCGCGGACATGCCTTCGACCTCGCCGTACCACCTGGCTACCTGCCTGTCCGCCATGCCGACCGTTGTTTAA
- a CDS encoding sulfite exporter TauE/SafE family protein: MDSLYVLVAAGAMAAGFVQGLSGFGFGMVAMSFWAWTVDPKLAAAMVVFGSLTGQLLAAFTVRRGFGMAHLLPFVAGGLLGIPLGVKLLPYLDPLMFKALVGGLLAVWCPVMLFATRLPPITAGGRLADGVVGAMGGVMGGIGGFTGVIPTLWCTLRRFDRDVQRAVIQNFNLSMLVVTMASYVYTGVVTRDMLPLFAVILPAMLVPTLWGTRVYVGISDVAFRRIVLGLLTVSGVALLASSLPKLLS; this comes from the coding sequence ATGGATTCCTTATATGTGCTGGTCGCGGCGGGCGCCATGGCCGCCGGTTTCGTGCAGGGCCTGTCGGGCTTCGGCTTTGGCATGGTGGCCATGTCCTTCTGGGCCTGGACGGTAGATCCGAAGCTCGCGGCCGCCATGGTGGTGTTCGGCTCGTTGACCGGCCAATTGCTGGCCGCGTTTACCGTGCGCCGGGGTTTCGGGATGGCGCATCTGCTGCCGTTCGTGGCGGGCGGATTGCTGGGCATTCCGCTGGGCGTCAAGTTGCTGCCCTACCTGGATCCGCTGATGTTCAAGGCGCTGGTCGGCGGACTGCTGGCGGTCTGGTGTCCCGTCATGCTGTTTGCGACGCGCTTGCCGCCCATTACCGCGGGCGGAAGATTGGCCGACGGCGTGGTGGGCGCGATGGGCGGCGTCATGGGCGGCATCGGCGGGTTCACCGGCGTCATTCCGACCCTGTGGTGCACCCTGCGCCGCTTCGACCGCGACGTGCAGCGCGCGGTGATCCAGAACTTCAATCTGTCGATGCTGGTGGTGACGATGGCGAGCTATGTCTACACCGGCGTGGTCACGCGCGACATGCTGCCGCTGTTCGCGGTGATCCTGCCGGCGATGCTGGTGCCTACCCTGTGGGGCACGCGCGTGTACGTGGGCATCAGCGACGTGGCGTTCCGCCGCATCGTGCTGGGCCTGCTCACCGTGTCGGGTGTGGCGCTGCTCGCGTCGTCGTTGCCGAAGCTGCTGTCCTAG
- a CDS encoding DMT family transporter codes for MSQQSTLGRFLPLVGAVAIWGGNWPVMKLGLAHMSPLWLAASRFGSAALISALVLGMLGRLRLPTRQEMPLVAGVALLQMGAFTALALWALQYVAPGRASVIAYATSIWVIPLSSLILKERLSLAQWLATALSYAGIVVIVAPAFSPWQAHSVIGLAMLLGASFAWACNIIQLRGNRHIRLGADMIPWQTAIAALPLAALAWMRDGAPVFLAEPEAWPVILYTGPLATALTFIVVLGMTQKMPPVATSIAMLCVPVIGLIVSSLVFQEHISADLALGLALIGASVAASAAATRLKRPLALRPS; via the coding sequence ATGAGTCAGCAGAGCACGTTGGGCAGGTTTTTGCCGCTGGTCGGCGCGGTAGCCATCTGGGGCGGCAATTGGCCGGTCATGAAGCTGGGGCTGGCGCACATGAGCCCGCTCTGGCTGGCCGCCAGCCGCTTCGGCTCGGCCGCGCTGATCAGCGCGCTGGTGCTGGGCATGCTGGGCCGCCTGCGCCTGCCCACGCGGCAGGAAATGCCGCTGGTGGCGGGGGTCGCGCTGCTGCAGATGGGCGCGTTCACCGCGCTGGCGCTGTGGGCCTTGCAGTACGTGGCGCCGGGGCGCGCGTCCGTGATCGCCTACGCCACTTCCATCTGGGTCATTCCGCTGTCCTCGCTGATCCTCAAAGAACGCCTGTCGCTGGCGCAATGGCTGGCGACGGCGTTGAGCTATGCCGGCATCGTCGTCATCGTCGCGCCCGCGTTCAGTCCCTGGCAGGCGCACTCCGTCATAGGCCTGGCGATGCTGCTGGGCGCGTCCTTCGCCTGGGCCTGCAACATCATCCAGTTGCGCGGCAACCGGCATATCCGCCTGGGCGCGGACATGATTCCGTGGCAGACGGCCATCGCGGCGCTGCCGCTGGCCGCGCTGGCGTGGATGCGCGATGGCGCGCCTGTCTTCCTGGCCGAGCCTGAGGCATGGCCGGTAATCCTGTACACCGGCCCGCTGGCCACGGCGCTGACCTTCATCGTGGTGCTGGGCATGACGCAGAAGATGCCGCCGGTGGCGACCTCGATCGCCATGCTGTGCGTGCCCGTGATCGGGCTGATCGTGTCGTCGCTGGTGTTCCAGGAGCACATCTCCGCCGACCTGGCGCTGGGCCTGGCGCTGATCGGCGCCAGCGTGGCGGCGTCGGCCGCGGCCACGCGCTTGAAGCGGCCGCTGGCGCTGCGTCCTTCGTAA
- a CDS encoding Lrp/AsnC family transcriptional regulator, with the protein MPEINLDATDIRILNELQRDARLTNVELAARVNLSASPCLARVRRLETEGLIDRRVTLLNARKLGLKVNVFIQISLDKQRKAALDVFEREIAVLPEIMECYLMSGDADYLIRALVPDVDALERLIVEHITRIPGVASIRSSFALKQVLYTTAVPLA; encoded by the coding sequence ATGCCGGAAATCAACCTGGATGCCACCGACATCCGCATCCTCAATGAACTGCAGCGCGATGCGCGGCTGACCAATGTCGAGCTTGCCGCGCGCGTGAACCTGTCCGCCTCGCCCTGTCTGGCGCGCGTGCGCCGGCTCGAAACCGAAGGCCTGATCGACCGCCGCGTCACGCTGCTCAACGCCCGCAAGCTGGGCCTGAAGGTCAACGTGTTCATCCAGATCTCGCTGGACAAACAGCGCAAGGCGGCGCTGGACGTGTTCGAACGCGAGATCGCGGTCCTGCCGGAAATCATGGAGTGCTACCTGATGTCGGGCGACGCCGACTACCTGATCCGCGCCCTGGTGCCGGACGTCGACGCGCTGGAGCGGTTGATCGTCGAGCACATCACCCGCATCCCGGGCGTGGCCAGCATCCGTTCCAGCTTCGCGTTGAAACAGGTGCTGTACACCACCGCCGTCCCGCTCGCGTGA
- a CDS encoding BPSL1445 family SYLF domain-containing lipoprotein, with protein sequence MFDTFPVLRRAGLAAAAIGVAGLMFTGCTTTSPKSSATATEQRQSLNSAADATLGKLYQASPQSKELVARARGVLIFPDVLSGSFIIGAEHGKGVLRVGSSTAGYYSTTAGSVGFQAGAQSKAMVLLFMTDEALTKFRNSSGWTVGADATVAVVNVGANGRIDTNTAQQPIVGFVMNNGGLMAGVSLAGTKISKLDL encoded by the coding sequence ATGTTTGATACTTTTCCTGTCTTGCGTCGCGCAGGCTTGGCCGCCGCGGCGATCGGCGTGGCCGGCCTGATGTTTACCGGCTGCACCACCACCAGTCCCAAATCCTCGGCAACCGCCACTGAACAGCGCCAGTCGTTGAACAGCGCGGCCGATGCCACCTTGGGCAAGCTCTATCAAGCGTCGCCGCAGTCCAAGGAACTGGTCGCGCGCGCCCGGGGCGTGCTGATCTTTCCTGATGTGTTGAGCGGCAGCTTCATCATCGGCGCCGAGCATGGCAAGGGCGTGCTGCGCGTGGGCAGCTCCACTGCCGGCTACTACAGCACCACGGCGGGTTCCGTCGGCTTCCAGGCCGGCGCGCAGTCCAAGGCCATGGTGCTGCTGTTCATGACGGACGAGGCGCTGACCAAGTTCCGCAACAGCAGCGGCTGGACGGTGGGCGCGGACGCCACGGTCGCGGTCGTCAATGTCGGCGCCAATGGCCGCATTGACACGAACACGGCGCAGCAGCCCATCGTCGGTTTCGTGATGAACAACGGTGGCCTGATGGCGGGCGTGTCCTTGGCCGGCACCAAGATCTCCAAGCTGGATCTTTGA
- a CDS encoding MurR/RpiR family transcriptional regulator, protein MNLHQRIAGYGRKLSKSEQVLVEEMQARYPQSLLESATALARQVGTSASTVVRLLAKLGYDSYAQAQMEARAEVTARLASPGERADVVGADKPSPRACLHNALLHDQHNLKETYASIDVAAFEAAVRLLTQRKGRVHVLGLRQAAPLASHVALYLNLCLPSVKPMVAAGPLFLEDQLLWIDEADVLLAFTFRRYSVAAAKAVQYFRQRGGKVILITDSASAPAAASAHHVLIARSSSASPFDSYTAAFSVCNALLAAVAQRSKQALGAALERGEGLWDAQWIRPPGG, encoded by the coding sequence ATGAACCTGCACCAACGTATTGCCGGCTATGGCCGCAAGCTCAGCAAGAGCGAACAAGTGCTGGTCGAGGAGATGCAGGCGCGCTATCCGCAAAGCCTGCTGGAATCGGCGACGGCGCTGGCCAGGCAGGTCGGCACCAGCGCGTCCACCGTGGTGCGCCTGCTGGCCAAGCTCGGCTACGACAGCTATGCGCAGGCGCAGATGGAGGCGCGCGCGGAAGTGACGGCGCGCCTGGCCTCGCCCGGCGAGCGCGCGGACGTGGTCGGCGCCGACAAGCCCTCGCCGCGAGCCTGCTTGCATAACGCCTTGCTGCACGACCAGCACAACCTGAAGGAGACCTACGCATCGATCGACGTGGCGGCCTTCGAGGCCGCCGTGCGGCTGCTGACGCAACGCAAGGGGCGGGTGCATGTGCTGGGCCTGCGCCAGGCCGCGCCCCTGGCCAGCCACGTGGCGCTTTATCTGAACCTGTGCCTGCCTTCGGTCAAGCCCATGGTCGCCGCCGGCCCGCTGTTCCTGGAAGACCAGCTGCTGTGGATCGACGAGGCCGACGTGTTGCTGGCGTTTACCTTCAGGCGCTACTCGGTTGCCGCGGCCAAGGCGGTGCAGTACTTCCGGCAACGGGGCGGCAAGGTGATCCTGATCACCGATTCGGCATCGGCGCCCGCCGCGGCGTCGGCCCATCACGTGCTGATCGCGCGCAGTTCCAGCGCATCGCCTTTCGATTCCTACACCGCGGCCTTTTCCGTTTGCAATGCCTTGCTCGCGGCGGTGGCGCAGCGCAGCAAGCAGGCATTGGGCGCGGCGCTCGAACGCGGCGAAGGCTTGTGGGACGCGCAATGGATCCGTCCGCCGGGCGGCTGA
- a CDS encoding Bug family tripartite tricarboxylate transporter substrate binding protein, with protein sequence MKHHPQGPSLARRSLVLAGLGAALLPLAARADAYPSRPVTLVVPFPAGGSVDLIGRLYADALGKALGTSIIIENRDGAGGAIGSKRVARAAPDGYTLVASSQSSHLANPLMRNDLGYDPIKDFVSISQLSRTPNVLVTNAAVPARNLAEFVALLKARPDQLHYATAGIGSMGQLNAELLKNTLQLQAVHVPYRGGAPLINALLSDQAQFALDNLAPFLPHIQVGKMRALAVAAPKRLDSLPDVPTFEELGYPVLNSMSWIGLAAPAGTPPAIVQKLLAAVRTAATEDGMPQSLEKAGALPPENQTPQQFTAMMSERLALYKDLIDRAGIRPE encoded by the coding sequence ATGAAGCATCACCCCCAGGGGCCGTCCTTGGCCCGCCGCAGCCTGGTCCTGGCCGGCCTGGGCGCCGCCTTGCTGCCATTGGCCGCGCGCGCCGACGCCTATCCTTCGCGCCCCGTCACGCTGGTCGTCCCCTTTCCTGCGGGCGGCTCCGTCGACCTGATCGGCCGGCTGTACGCGGACGCCCTGGGCAAGGCGCTGGGTACCAGCATCATCATCGAGAACCGCGACGGCGCGGGCGGCGCCATCGGCAGCAAGCGCGTCGCGCGCGCAGCGCCGGACGGCTACACGCTGGTCGCGTCCTCGCAAAGCTCGCACCTGGCCAACCCGCTGATGCGCAATGACCTGGGCTACGACCCGATCAAGGACTTCGTCTCGATTTCGCAGCTGTCGCGCACGCCCAATGTGCTGGTGACCAACGCCGCCGTGCCCGCGCGCAACCTGGCCGAATTCGTCGCGCTGTTGAAGGCGCGCCCCGATCAACTGCACTATGCCACCGCGGGCATCGGCAGCATGGGCCAACTCAACGCCGAGCTGCTCAAGAACACCTTGCAGCTACAGGCCGTGCACGTGCCCTATCGTGGCGGCGCACCGCTGATCAACGCCCTGCTCTCCGATCAGGCGCAGTTCGCGCTGGACAACCTCGCGCCCTTCCTGCCGCACATCCAGGTCGGCAAGATGCGCGCGCTGGCGGTGGCCGCCCCCAAGCGCCTGGACTCCCTGCCCGACGTGCCTACCTTCGAGGAACTGGGTTACCCCGTGCTCAACTCCATGTCGTGGATCGGCCTGGCCGCGCCCGCCGGCACGCCGCCCGCCATCGTGCAGAAGCTGCTGGCCGCCGTGCGCACCGCCGCCACCGAGGACGGCATGCCGCAATCCCTGGAAAAGGCCGGCGCGCTGCCGCCCGAGAACCAGACGCCGCAGCAGTTCACCGCCATGATGTCCGAGCGCCTGGCGTTGTACAAAGACCTGATCGACCGCGCCGGCATCCGTCCTGAATAG
- a CDS encoding succinylglutamate desuccinylase/aspartoacylase domain-containing protein, which produces MKNPAFEPDTAPLEVLPRNLSAYREGNVGIPYVHRFESGRPGPHVLINAITHGNEICGMVAATHLLDSGVRPKIGTLTVSFAHVEAYEAFDIENPYENRQLVHNLNRIWSAAMLDGPEDSPELRRARELRPVLDAADFVLDIHSTRAPVQPFWVYTEMDRNTALASAVGIPQVHLVMPPDLFPGTGVMGYGRHGDPHSDSNGSLVVECGQHFAQSAADLATDVTLRFLAHTGLIDMPAGTPPPPAPQRYRLLEVHMVKSEDFTFTRPVIGFETYAKGELIAMNGTEEIRSPCDDCTIFMPTRMPIVGREAVYLTVAI; this is translated from the coding sequence ATGAAAAATCCCGCATTCGAACCCGACACTGCTCCGCTCGAAGTCCTGCCGCGCAATCTCTCGGCCTACCGCGAGGGCAATGTCGGCATCCCCTACGTGCACCGTTTCGAGTCGGGCCGTCCCGGCCCGCACGTGCTGATCAACGCCATCACGCACGGCAATGAAATCTGCGGCATGGTGGCTGCGACCCATCTGCTGGACAGCGGCGTGCGCCCCAAGATCGGCACGCTCACGGTCAGCTTCGCGCACGTCGAAGCCTATGAAGCCTTCGATATCGAGAACCCCTACGAGAACCGCCAGCTGGTCCACAACCTGAACCGCATCTGGTCGGCGGCCATGCTGGACGGCCCGGAAGACAGCCCCGAACTGCGCCGCGCCCGCGAGCTGCGTCCGGTGCTCGACGCCGCCGACTTCGTGCTGGACATTCATTCCACCCGCGCGCCGGTGCAACCCTTCTGGGTCTACACGGAAATGGACCGCAACACGGCGCTGGCCAGCGCCGTCGGCATCCCGCAGGTGCATCTGGTGATGCCGCCCGACCTCTTTCCGGGCACCGGCGTCATGGGCTACGGCCGCCATGGTGATCCGCACTCCGACAGCAATGGCTCGCTGGTGGTCGAATGCGGCCAGCATTTCGCGCAATCCGCCGCCGACCTGGCCACGGACGTCACGCTGCGCTTCCTGGCGCACACGGGCCTGATCGACATGCCCGCCGGCACGCCGCCTCCGCCCGCGCCGCAGCGCTACCGCCTGCTCGAAGTGCACATGGTGAAGTCCGAGGACTTCACCTTCACCCGTCCGGTCATCGGCTTCGAAACCTACGCCAAGGGTGAACTCATCGCCATGAACGGCACCGAGGAAATCCGTTCGCCCTGCGACGACTGCACCATCTTCATGCCCACCCGCATGCCCATCGTGGGCCGCGAAGCGGTGTACCTGACCGTGGCGATCTGA
- a CDS encoding GNAT family acetyltransferase — protein MSAQDLAIRPYHSTDEAAIIQLWHDCGLTRPWNDPRKDIARKLAVQADLFLVGEADGAIVATLMGGYDGHRAWINYLAVSPAHQRRGHATALMQAVERKLLAMGCPKINLLIRSGNVAVKDFYAALGFQQDEVISLGKRLIPDL, from the coding sequence ATGAGTGCGCAAGACCTCGCCATCCGGCCCTACCATTCGACCGACGAAGCCGCGATCATCCAGCTGTGGCATGACTGCGGCCTGACCCGCCCATGGAACGATCCGCGCAAGGACATTGCGCGCAAGCTCGCGGTGCAAGCGGATCTGTTCCTGGTGGGGGAGGCGGACGGCGCGATCGTCGCGACGCTGATGGGCGGCTATGACGGCCACCGCGCCTGGATCAACTACCTGGCGGTATCGCCCGCGCATCAGCGCCGTGGCCATGCGACCGCGCTGATGCAGGCGGTCGAGCGCAAGCTGCTGGCCATGGGCTGCCCCAAGATCAATCTGCTGATACGCTCGGGCAACGTTGCCGTGAAGGACTTCTATGCGGCCCTGGGCTTTCAGCAGGACGAGGTCATCAGCCTGGGCAAGCGCCTGATTCCGGATCTTTGA
- a CDS encoding PhzF family phenazine biosynthesis protein, producing the protein MRYRYVTADVFTSQAYGGNPLAVVFDAQGLSAAQMQRIAREFNYSETSFVLPPRNPAHTAWVRIFTPDREVPFAGHPNVGTAVVLAREMAASGVTVPDAFVFEEEAGLVRIALRTGARGVDAAELLAPQPLSRASEAPAAAVARALSLDPADIDTSAHAPQVASVGLIFLVVQLASRDALRRAVPDPAGYAALLPLDGAKSIYAYTTDTRSGGAGGQPDVQARMFTGRMTEDPATGSATAAMTALRAALRGDGALRLRVEQGVDMGRASVLLAHAEPRADGVWAGVAGEAVVVMEGTLAAPDVS; encoded by the coding sequence ATGCGCTACCGTTATGTCACCGCCGATGTGTTCACCAGCCAAGCGTACGGCGGCAATCCGCTGGCAGTCGTATTCGACGCCCAAGGGCTGAGCGCGGCGCAGATGCAGCGCATCGCGCGCGAATTCAACTATTCCGAAACCAGCTTTGTGCTGCCGCCGCGCAATCCTGCCCATACGGCCTGGGTGCGCATCTTCACGCCCGACCGCGAGGTGCCGTTCGCGGGACATCCGAATGTGGGCACGGCCGTGGTGCTGGCGCGGGAAATGGCGGCTTCGGGCGTGACCGTGCCGGATGCCTTCGTGTTCGAAGAGGAAGCGGGACTGGTGCGCATTGCGCTGCGGACGGGCGCAAGGGGAGTGGACGCTGCGGAACTGCTCGCGCCACAACCCTTGTCGCGCGCCAGCGAGGCGCCGGCCGCCGCCGTGGCGCGGGCCTTGAGCCTGGATCCCGCGGACATCGATACCTCCGCGCATGCGCCGCAGGTGGCGTCGGTCGGCCTGATCTTCCTGGTGGTGCAGTTGGCCAGCCGCGACGCCTTGCGCCGGGCCGTGCCCGACCCGGCGGGCTACGCGGCCCTGCTGCCGCTGGACGGCGCGAAGTCCATCTATGCCTATACCACCGACACCCGCTCGGGCGGGGCGGGTGGACAGCCGGATGTGCAGGCCCGCATGTTTACCGGGCGCATGACGGAAGACCCCGCGACCGGCAGCGCGACGGCGGCCATGACGGCCTTGCGCGCGGCCTTGCGCGGGGATGGCGCGCTGCGCCTGCGGGTGGAGCAGGGCGTGGACATGGGGCGCGCCAGCGTGCTGCTGGCCCACGCCGAACCGCGCGCCGACGGCGTGTGGGCGGGCGTGGCGGGCGAGGCCGTGGTGGTCATGGAAGGCACGCTGGCGGCGCCTGATGTGTCTTGA
- a CDS encoding winged helix-turn-helix transcriptional regulator — MNVTEKLHALHEQDCQKISQVLARIGEKWSVLIIMILSDGPRRFTEIKRTINGISQRMLTLCLRGLERDGLIKRTVFSVMPPHVEYELTPLGRSLTEPVIALGCWASQHIADIDAARESFDAQAQAASEKPARHR; from the coding sequence ATGAATGTGACTGAAAAGCTCCACGCTTTGCACGAGCAGGACTGCCAAAAAATCAGTCAAGTGCTGGCGCGCATCGGTGAAAAATGGAGCGTCCTCATCATCATGATTCTGTCCGATGGCCCGCGTCGTTTCACCGAAATCAAACGCACCATCAACGGCATTTCGCAACGGATGCTGACGCTTTGCCTGCGCGGGCTGGAGCGCGACGGACTCATCAAGCGCACGGTTTTTTCAGTGATGCCGCCGCATGTGGAGTATGAGCTGACACCGCTGGGACGCTCGCTCACCGAGCCCGTCATCGCGCTGGGATGCTGGGCCAGCCAGCACATTGCCGATATCGACGCGGCCAGGGAATCCTTCGATGCACAGGCACAGGCGGCGAGCGAGAAGCCGGCCCGACACCGCTAG